The following are encoded together in the Paludisphaera mucosa genome:
- a CDS encoding SMP-30/gluconolactonase/LRE family protein: protein MFAPAAALLIASLAALGGDRGVDDPRNVVEPLETVEKLWDEGTFTEGGATAADGSVLFSDVGDRVMRFNPSTGETTTFREPSGRANGMIFDVHGRLIVAEGANSGGGRRISITELDGSCRTLADGFEGKRFNSPNDVAVDRKGRVYFSDPRYVGDEPRELSFEAVFRIDPDGRVARLATTAQKPNGLVVSPDGRTLYVADNGPDRRALIALDLDDKGDVSRPRVIHDFGAAPGADGLTVATDGRIVAATPEGAVVFSAEGRRLALIPTPEPAANVEFGGDGGRILYILAGKSLYRIPTTMTGFHVKGS, encoded by the coding sequence ATGTTCGCGCCCGCCGCCGCGCTCCTGATCGCGTCTCTCGCCGCGCTTGGCGGCGACCGAGGGGTCGATGACCCGAGGAACGTGGTCGAGCCGCTGGAGACGGTCGAGAAGCTCTGGGACGAGGGGACGTTCACCGAGGGGGGCGCGACGGCGGCCGACGGTTCGGTCCTGTTCTCCGACGTCGGCGACCGGGTGATGCGGTTCAACCCCAGCACCGGCGAGACCACGACCTTCCGCGAGCCCAGCGGCCGGGCCAACGGCATGATCTTCGACGTCCACGGACGCCTGATCGTCGCCGAGGGCGCCAACTCGGGCGGCGGCCGGCGGATCTCGATCACCGAGCTGGACGGATCCTGCCGCACTCTGGCCGACGGCTTCGAGGGCAAGCGGTTCAACAGCCCCAACGACGTCGCCGTCGATCGCAAGGGCCGCGTCTACTTCTCCGACCCCCGCTACGTCGGCGACGAGCCCCGCGAGCTGAGCTTCGAGGCCGTCTTCCGGATCGACCCCGACGGCCGAGTGGCCCGGCTGGCGACGACGGCCCAGAAGCCCAACGGCCTCGTGGTGAGCCCCGACGGCAGGACGCTCTACGTCGCCGACAACGGCCCCGACCGCCGGGCGCTGATCGCGCTCGACCTCGACGACAAGGGCGACGTCTCCCGCCCCCGCGTGATCCACGATTTCGGCGCCGCGCCGGGCGCCGACGGCCTGACCGTCGCCACCGACGGCCGCATCGTCGCCGCCACCCCCGAAGGCGCCGTCGTCTTCTCGGCCGAAGGCCGCCGCCTGGCGCTCATCCCCACCCCCGAGCCCGCCGCCAATGTCGAGTTCGGCGGCGACGGCGGCCGGATCCTCTACATCCTGGCCGGCAAAAGCCTCTACCGGATCCCCACCACCATGACGGGATTCCACGTCAAGGGCTCCTGA